One Nocardioides oleivorans DNA segment encodes these proteins:
- a CDS encoding HAD-IIB family hydrolase — protein MSSSPVTAASVLDDLARGALAGVKLVVSDLDGTLLAPDRTLPASTGGLVAELVAAGLTFVPASGRAHASQAELFADVPVIDTYIADNGAVLVEHGEARATATLDHAFVHELVDAVRHHAQAEGRRSTAVVCGTEEAWVEVDGELWDEALNYHPHLTRVSRLEDVTDDVIKVAIVDLDSTEAIDRDVLVHFAERAQVTRSGTHWADVTALGVTKGQALRDLQARLGVGPDETVVFGDHMNDLEMFGEATHSFAVAHAQPAILDVARHRLPDVVEPVQAVIRRILEDVSA, from the coding sequence GTGTCCTCCTCACCTGTCACCGCCGCGTCCGTGCTCGACGACCTCGCGCGAGGCGCGCTCGCCGGCGTGAAGCTCGTGGTCTCCGACCTCGACGGGACGCTCCTCGCCCCCGACCGGACGCTCCCGGCCAGCACGGGCGGGCTCGTGGCCGAGCTGGTCGCGGCAGGACTCACGTTCGTCCCGGCGAGCGGGCGGGCGCACGCCTCGCAGGCCGAGCTCTTCGCCGACGTCCCGGTCATCGACACCTACATCGCCGACAACGGCGCCGTGCTCGTCGAGCACGGTGAGGCCCGCGCCACCGCGACGCTCGACCACGCCTTCGTGCACGAGCTCGTCGACGCCGTACGCCACCACGCGCAGGCCGAGGGCCGCCGGTCCACCGCGGTGGTGTGCGGGACCGAGGAGGCGTGGGTCGAGGTCGACGGCGAGCTGTGGGACGAAGCGCTCAACTACCACCCGCACCTGACGCGCGTGTCCCGGCTCGAGGACGTCACCGACGACGTCATCAAGGTCGCCATCGTCGACCTCGACAGCACCGAGGCGATCGACCGCGACGTGCTGGTGCACTTCGCGGAGCGCGCGCAGGTCACCCGGTCGGGCACCCACTGGGCCGACGTCACCGCGCTCGGCGTGACCAAGGGCCAGGCGCTCCGTGACCTCCAGGCCCGCCTCGGCGTCGGACCGGACGAGACGGTCGTCTTCGGCGACCACATGAACGACCTCGAGATGTTCGGCGAGGCCACCCACTCGTTCGCGGTGGCCCACGCGCAGCCCGCGATCCTCGACGTCGCCCGCCACCGGCTGCCCGACGTGGTCGAGCCCGTGCAGGCCGTCATCCGTCGGATCCTCGAGGACGTCTCCGCCTGA